A region of the Candidatus Methylomirabilis oxygeniifera genome:
CGTCATGGGCCTCTTTCTCCTGATGGGGGTAGTGAAGAAAAACGCTATCCTCCAGGTAGATTACACCAATGTATTGCGCGCGCGCGGCAAGGCGCGCGACGAGGCGCAACTGGAGGCTGACCGTGCGCGACTACGGCCGATCCTCATGACGACGCTCGCGATTATTGCCGGGATGCTGCCGGTTGCGTTAGGGAAGGGGGATGGCGCCGCCTCCAGGGCTTCCCTTGCAACGGCCGTCGTCGGCGGGCAGACCCTCTGCCTCCTGATCACGCTGCTGGTGACCCCGGTCATCTACTCGTACTTCGACGATCTCCGCGGACTCCGGGTCGTCTCGCGGCTGTATGAGTGTCGCGTGTGGGCGCGGCTGCGGGGAGTTGAAGACAGGGTCTAGCAGATTCTGTTGGGCCTGTTGGGTTTGTTGGGCCTATTGGGTTTGTTGGGTTTGATCGACCCTAGTTGGAGGCAAAGATGGAACTAACGCGGCGGCAGGAGATCATGGCGATGCTTCGCGACGGCGAGTGGACGCTGGATGAGCTGGCCAGGAACTTCGTGGTGCCCAAAAAGGTGATCATCGATGACCTCCAACATATCGCTCGCACTGTAACCCGTCCATTCCGCCTGCTTATTCATCCGCCGACCTGTGATGATTGCGGTTATCGCTTCAAAGACAGAGCCAGGTTCAGCGATCCGTCCCGCTGTCCAATGTGCAAGAACGAACACCTCGCCCCACAACGATTCCGGATCGCCTGATACGCTGCACGCCGCTATCCGCTCCAGGGCCTATCTCTTGCCCTACACCCTACACCCTGTCGTGAGATGCGAGGCGCCGAAGAAAGGCTTGGCGACGGCGCAGGAACTGTCTATAATGGCGGACAACAGCCATGCCCACCCAACCATCAAAAGCGCTTGACACATTTGCCAATCCGGAACCGGGGCGCGATTATGAGATTCGGATGATCTGCCCCGAGTTTACCTGCCTCTGCCCGAAGACCGGCCAACCGGATTTCGCGACCCTCACGCTGACCTATGTCCCGGACCGGTTGTGTATCGAGTTGAAGTCGCTCAAGCTCTATCTCTGGTCCTTCCGGAACGAGGGCCACTTCCATGAGGCCGTAACCAACCGGATCCTGGACGACCTCGTGAAGGCATGCCGGCCGCGCTCCATGAAGTTGATCGCCGACTTCTATATTCGAGGCGGCATCCATACGATCATTACCGTGACGCATCAGACTGACGACCGAAGGTGATCTTTGGTGCCGGTCGTCGATGATGGGGCTATACCGCTTGAGCTTCTAACCCGACGGTAGCCAGACGGCCCGGTGTCAAGCTATCCGGACTACCTCTCTCTGAGACTCCGCGACATTTCGGCCATCGCAACACTTCCTATCCTGAAGGCAACATCTAATCTAACGTCAGTATTCTCAATCGCATAAGAGCGTTAGAAACCATTTGACATCGTATGCTTGAATACCCTATTGTTTTCTTTCTCCAGATAAGTGTAACGACGCGTCGAAAATAATATCGGCCCTTCTGCGATCCGTCTGAGGCAGAGCGCCTGTTGATTCGGGATATGGAGGGACAAGGGTCTCTCAAGGGATGACCGGGCTCAGCATTGTGCGCCGGCGCGGCTAAAGGGGGTGAACATGACCGAGTGTAAGCGACTGTCCCGGAAGCGAGCCGGACGTCGGACGATCCTCGTGAGTCGGCCGATAGCCTGGGCGGCATGGACGTTCGTGCTGACGTGGATTCTTATTGTCGGATCGGCTCACACCGCTTCCGCGGCTGTGAACCACCCAGGGGATCTGACGGAGCTCACGCTCGAACAGTTGATGAACGTCGAGATCACGTCGGTCTCCAAGAAAGAAGAGCGGTTGTGGGAGAGCGCCGCGGCCGTGTTTGTCATCACCGGAGAGGATATCCGCCGCGCAGGGGTCAAGAGCATCCCGGAGGCGTTGCGCCTGGCGCCCGGCCTTCAGGTGGCCCAGTTCGGTTCAAACCGATGGGCCATCTCCGCTC
Encoded here:
- a CDS encoding protein of unknown function (Evidence 5 : No homology to any previously reported sequences): MWGEVFVLAHWTAGRIAEPGSVFEAITAIITGRRMNKQAEWTGYSASDMLEVIDDHLFGHHEVPGQLIQRPLAVAKHRHDLLPPR
- the queF gene encoding NADPH-dependent 7-cyano-7-deazaguanine reductase (7-cyano-7-carbaguanine reductase) (PreQ(0) reductase) (NADPH-dependent nitrile oxidoreductase), with product MPTQPSKALDTFANPEPGRDYEIRMICPEFTCLCPKTGQPDFATLTLTYVPDRLCIELKSLKLYLWSFRNEGHFHEAVTNRILDDLVKACRPRSMKLIADFYIRGGIHTIITVTHQTDDRR